The Sphingomonas carotinifaciens genomic sequence CCCTCGCCCCGCACCAGCCGCAGGAATTCGGCCAGCACCACCTGCGAAGTATGCTCGTCCAGATTGCCCGTCGGCTCGTCCGCCAGCACCAGCGCCGGCCGATTGGCCAGCGCCCGCGCCACCGCGACCCGCTGCTGCTCGCCCCCCGACAACTGGCTCGGCCGGTGCGTCAGCCGATGCCCCAGCCCCAGCGCAGTCAGCAACGCCGTCGCCCGCTCCTGCGCCGGCACCGTCTCCGCCCCGTGCACCAGCTGCGGCAGGACGACATTCTCGATCGCGTTGAAATCGGGCAACAGATGATGGAATTGATAGACGAAGCCCAGCCGGTCACGCCGCGTGATCGTGCGGCCATGCGCGTCCAGCTTCGCCACCTCTTCGCCGGCGATACGGATCGATCCGGAAAAGCCGCCTTCCAGCAGCCCCACCGCCTGCAACAGCGTCGACTTGCCCGATCCGGAGGGCCCGAGCAGCGCGACGATCTCGCCCGGCGCGATCGACAGGTTCACGCCGCGCAGCACGTCGATCGTCTGCCCGCCCTGCGTGAAGCTGCGCGCCAGGCCGGTGGTCTGGAGAACGGGTTCATTCATAGCGCAGCACCTGTACGGGGTCCGTGCTCGCCGCCTTCCAGGCCGGGTAGAGCGTGGCGAGGAAGGAGAAGATCAGGGCCATCGCCGCGATCACCACCACCTCCACCGGATCGGTCTTGGACGGCAATTCGGTCAGGTAGCGGATCGACGGGTCCCACAGATTCTGACCGGTAACGAGCTGCACGATGTTCACCACCCCCTGCCGATAGAACAGGAAGATCGCACCCAGGATCAGGCCCGCGACCGTGCCCAGCGCGCCGATGGTGGTGCCCACCACCATGAAGATGCGCATCAGCCCGCCGCGCGTCGCGCCCATGGTACGCAGGATCGCGATGTCGCGCGTCTTGGCGCGCACCAGCATGATCAGCGAGGACAGGATGTTGAACACGGCCACCAGGATGATGATCGACAGGACGGTGAACATCGCCACCCGCTCCACCGCCAGCGCCTCGAAAAGTTGCGCGTTCATCGTCCGCCAATCGGCGATCACCGCACGCCCGCCCATCCTGTCGGCCAGCGGCGCCAATATCTCCCCGACCCGGTCGGCATTCACCGTCTGCAACTCGATCATGCCGACCGCGTCGCCCATCAGCAGCAGGGTCTGCGCATCCTCGATCGGCATGATGACATACGCCTTGTCGTAATCGTACACCCCGATCTCGAAGATCGCGCCGACCTTGTAGCTGACGATGCGTGGCATCGTGCCGAACGGCGTGGTCTGCCCCTGCGGACTGATCAGCGAGATGTCCGATCCCACCGTCGCGCCCAGCGCCTCGGCCAGGCGGCTGCCGATCGCGATCCGGTTGCTGCCCGGCGTGACGCTGGACAGGTTACCCATCACGATCTTGGACCCGATCGCACTGTTGCCGCGAATGTCGGCGACGCGCATGCCGCGCACCAGCACGGCCTCGACGCGGCCGTTATAGCTGGACATCAGCGGCTGCTCGATCAGCGGCACCGCGCTGGTCACGCCCGGCGTCCGCTTGGCATCACGCACGATGTCCTGCCAGTCGGGCAGGCGCCCGCCGATGCCCTGCACCACCGCATGGCCGTTCAGGCCGACGATCTTGTCGAACAGTTCGGCGCGGAACCCGTTCATCACGCTCATCACGATGACGAGCGCGGCGACGCCCAGCATCACCGCGACCAGGCTGATCGACGCGACCAGGAAGATAAAGGCTTCCCCCTTGCCGGGCAGCAGGTAGCGCCGGGCGATCATCCGTTCATAGCGAGAGAGGATCATGGGCGGGTCGATCGATCCTTGGAATGCATCATACAGGCTCTAGGCGGCACCTGCCGGGCTGGCAATGGCGCGCGATGTTGCGCGCAAGTCACAGCGCCCGGGCAATCGTGTAAGCTCGTCTTGATGACGCGTGACAAAGCCCGGTGGCTTACCTAGCAAGAACTCACTTGAGACACAGGCAACGGCCGTGGTTCGGGGAATGCTCTTCCGCCCGCCTTTCAAGGGGCTGGAGCGAGAGCGGGACAAGGGGGCTGACGAGCGATCGTCACGCAGGCGCCCGGATCGGCAACGGTCCGGGCGTTTGCTTTTTCGGCAACATGCCGTGCAGCAGAACCACGCGGAACTGCAATTGTTTCCGCCGGAATGCCGCCGAAGCCGACATGGGATACGGGGAGCTTCCAGACTGCCGTTCCCACCGCCGACTCCGGCGCCCTGGACGGGATTTTTACCTAGCGCAGCGAAGATGAACGGCAGGTGGCTGATTGATGTGGTTTATGATCTTGCGTGCGTGGCACGGAAATCAGGAAACGACGAGCAATCCAGCGCCCTCTCCCCTCCGGGGAGAGGGGAAGGAGGATACTACCCCCGCAAACCCGCTGCCGCCCGTGCCTTTGCCTCAACATCCGCCATCGACCCACCGGTCACCCAGCTTCCGCCGACGCACAGCACCGGCTTGAACGCCAGCCAGTCGGGCGCCGACGCCTCGGTGATCCCGCCGGTCGGGCAGAAGCGCGCCTGATAGAAGGGCGCCGCCAGCGCCTTCAGCGCCTTCAACCCGCCGCTCGTCTCGGCCGGGAAGAATTTGAAATGGGTCAGCCCCAGGTCCAGCCCGCGCATGATGTCGCCCGCGGTGGCGATGCCGGGCAGATAGGCGATGCCGCTGTCGATCACCGCGCGACCCAGCCGGTCGGTCAGGCCGGGCGACACGATGAATTCGGCCCCCGCGTCCGCAACGTCGCGCAACTGCTGCTCGTTCACGACCGTGCCGGCACCGACGATCGCACCGGGCACCTTTTTCATCTCGGCCATCGCCTCCAGCGCCGCCGGCGTACGCAGCGTCACTTCCAGCACGCGCAGGCCGCCGGCGACCAGCGCCTCGGCCAGCGGTTTGGCGGTGGCGGCATCCTCGATCACCAGCACCGGGATGACGGCGCTGGTCTGCATGATGGTGGCGATATCGGTCATTGGATCGGTTCCCCGTGAATCGGAAATCAGGCGGTATGCTGCTGCGCGAACGCCGCGGCGGCGCCGAACAGTCCGGGCTGCGGATGGGTGATGAGCTTGACGGGCAGCTTCGCCATCATCGACTGGAAGCGGCCCTTGGCGACGAAGCGCTGATCGAAGCCGGAGCGGATCAGCTTGTCCTTGATGCGGAATCCCAGCCCGCCGGCGATCACCACGCCCTTAGCGCCCTGCACCAGCGCGAAGTCGCCCGCCACTGCGCCCAGCGCGAGGCAGAAGCGATCGAGCGCGGCCAGCGCGATCGAATCGGTACCCTCCAGCGCCTCGGTCCAGATCGCCTTGTCGTCGCGGCTGGGCACGGCGCGCCCCTCCATCTCCGCCAGCGTCTCGTAGATCGCGACGATCCCGGGGCCAGAGCAGATGCGCTCGGCGGACACGCGGGTGAAGGTGCGACGCAGCCGGCGCAGGAAGGCATCCTCGATCCCGTCCAGCGGCGAATAGTCCATGTGCCCGCCCTCGGTTTCCAGCACATGGTAATAGCCGCCCGTCTTGAACACCTGCGCCACGCCCAGCCCGGTGCCGGGGCCGCATACCGTGGTGATGCCGGTGGCGGGAAGCGGCTCGTCCGGCCCGCACAGGTGCAGGAAATGCTCGTCGGATACCTGCGCGACCGCATGGCCGACCGCACCGAAATCGTTGATGACGGTATATATGTCGGCGCCCAGCCGCTCCGGGATCAGCGACGGGCGGATCACCCAGGGATTGTTGGTCAGGCGGATAACGTCGCCGGTGATCGGCGATGCGATGGCCAGCGCCGCCGCTCTCGGCAGCGCCCGGCCGACCTCGGCCTCGAATGCCTGCCACGCGGTCTGCAGCGAGGCATGCTCGGCCGTCTTCTGCGTGCTGACCTCGCCCAGTCTGACGACGCGGCCCCCTTCCACCTCGGCAATGGCGAAGCGGGCGTGGGTGCCTCCGATATCGACGGCTACGACTTCCATTGATCCTCTTCCCCTGCTCGCCATCGCACGCATGCCGCCCGCCACGACCGGGCGGCGGCCTGCACGCGGTCCTTCTCTTACAGCCCCGCGCCGGCCAGCACGGCGGACGCGCCCTTTTCCGCCTCGTCCGCCAGACCGCGGAACAGGCCGAACAGCTCGCGACCCATGCCGCTCGCGGCGGGCGGTGCGTCGGCCAGCGGCCGTGCTTCCCATTCGGCGGGGTCGACCAGCGCGTCCAGCGTGCCGGCCACCGCATCCAGCCGGATGATGTCGCCGTCGCGGATACGGCCGATCGGCCCGCCGCCCAGCGCTTCCGGGCTCAGATGAATCGCGCACGGCACCTTGCCGCTCGCGCCCGACATGCGACCATCGGTGACCAGCGCCACCCGGAACCCGCGATTCTGCAACACGCCCAGCGGCGGGGTCAGCTTGTGCAGCTCGGGCATGCCGTTGGCCCGGGGGCCCTGGAAGCGCATGACGACCACCACGTCCCGCTCCAGCTCGCCCGCCTTGAACGCCGCCAGCACGTCCGCCTGGTCGGCAAACACCCGCGCCGGCGCCTCGACCACCCAGCGCTC encodes the following:
- a CDS encoding ABC transporter ATP-binding protein, with translation MNEPVLQTTGLARSFTQGGQTIDVLRGVNLSIAPGEIVALLGPSGSGKSTLLQAVGLLEGGFSGSIRIAGEEVAKLDAHGRTITRRDRLGFVYQFHHLLPDFNAIENVVLPQLVHGAETVPAQERATALLTALGLGHRLTHRPSQLSGGEQQRVAVARALANRPALVLADEPTGNLDEHTSQVVLAEFLRLVRGEGSAALVATHNERLALKMDRVVRLHEGMLECA
- a CDS encoding lipoprotein-releasing ABC transporter permease subunit, translating into MILSRYERMIARRYLLPGKGEAFIFLVASISLVAVMLGVAALVIVMSVMNGFRAELFDKIVGLNGHAVVQGIGGRLPDWQDIVRDAKRTPGVTSAVPLIEQPLMSSYNGRVEAVLVRGMRVADIRGNSAIGSKIVMGNLSSVTPGSNRIAIGSRLAEALGATVGSDISLISPQGQTTPFGTMPRIVSYKVGAIFEIGVYDYDKAYVIMPIEDAQTLLLMGDAVGMIELQTVNADRVGEILAPLADRMGGRAVIADWRTMNAQLFEALAVERVAMFTVLSIIILVAVFNILSSLIMLVRAKTRDIAILRTMGATRGGLMRIFMVVGTTIGALGTVAGLILGAIFLFYRQGVVNIVQLVTGQNLWDPSIRYLTELPSKTDPVEVVVIAAMALIFSFLATLYPAWKAASTDPVQVLRYE
- the eda gene encoding bifunctional 4-hydroxy-2-oxoglutarate aldolase/2-dehydro-3-deoxy-phosphogluconate aldolase — translated: MTDIATIMQTSAVIPVLVIEDAATAKPLAEALVAGGLRVLEVTLRTPAALEAMAEMKKVPGAIVGAGTVVNEQQLRDVADAGAEFIVSPGLTDRLGRAVIDSGIAYLPGIATAGDIMRGLDLGLTHFKFFPAETSGGLKALKALAAPFYQARFCPTGGITEASAPDWLAFKPVLCVGGSWVTGGSMADVEAKARAAAGLRG
- the glk gene encoding glucokinase; its protein translation is MEVVAVDIGGTHARFAIAEVEGGRVVRLGEVSTQKTAEHASLQTAWQAFEAEVGRALPRAAALAIASPITGDVIRLTNNPWVIRPSLIPERLGADIYTVINDFGAVGHAVAQVSDEHFLHLCGPDEPLPATGITTVCGPGTGLGVAQVFKTGGYYHVLETEGGHMDYSPLDGIEDAFLRRLRRTFTRVSAERICSGPGIVAIYETLAEMEGRAVPSRDDKAIWTEALEGTDSIALAALDRFCLALGAVAGDFALVQGAKGVVIAGGLGFRIKDKLIRSGFDQRFVAKGRFQSMMAKLPVKLITHPQPGLFGAAAAFAQQHTA